GCTAACGTGAAACTTTTTAAAGGATTAACATATAGATTCCAATTCGGATATGATAAAAATATAAATACTGAATTTTTATTTTGGAGCCCTAAACACGGTGACGGTTACGGATATAATGGTTTAGCTTCTCAGTATAGCTTACAAGCTGAGTTATATAACGTACAAAATATTTTGAACTATAATGTAACCTTAGCAGAAAAGCATAATATTGGTGCTACTGCAGTTTACGAAGTGCAAAAAAATACATTTAATTATTTTAATGCTTCAGGTAGAGATATGACTTCGGATTACTTCGACAAAAATATTATCTCTAATGCGTTTGCAACTCAATTAATTTCTGGTGGAATGCAGGAAGATGGTATTAAATCATACGTTGGTCGTGTAACATATAACTACAATAGCAAATATTTTTTACAAGGATCTATTCGTCGTGATGGTATTTCTAAATTATCTAAAGACACACGTTGGGAAAACTTGATTGGATACTCTGCAGGTTGGCAAGTTGCTAACGAAGAGTTTTGGGATAATATGCGTGATGTAGTAAATGAATTCAAGATTCGTGGTTCGTATGCCGAAACAGGTAACACAGGTTTTGGTGCCTATGCGTATCAAGGTTTATACAGCTTACAAAATTATGGTAATTTTAACGGTATTGGATATTCTCAATTCGGTAACGACCGTTTAAGATGGGAAACATCTAAAAAATATGACTTAGGAGTAGATTTAGGATTTTTAAGTAACAGAGTTAGATTTACTGTTGACTATTTCCAAAATACATCTAATAATATGATTATGGATAAAATTTTACCATCAAGTTTAGGTATTCCGTTTAACTTAATGACTATTAATGCTGGTAAAATGGTTAACAAAGGGGTTGAGTTTGATTTAACTGCAAACGTAATTAACACTCCTAACTTTAACTGGGATATTAACGCGAACTTAACGTTGCAAAAAAATAGAGTGGATAACTTACCTGACGGTCAGGAGATTGTTTATGCAAATAATATTGTTAGAGAAGGAGAAAGCTTAAATGCTTTATACGGATTAGAGTATTATGGTGTTAATAATACTAATGGTTATCCAGTTTATGTAAAAGGAAACGGAACTTTAGTACAAAAAAATGTACGTACAGGAGCAGTAACTGTTTATGATCCTGCTAATCCTACCGTAACAGGTGCCCCTTCTACTTTGTCTCAAAGTACTGACAGAAAAGTTTTAGGACATGCTACTCCTACATATTACGGAGGTATTACTAACACATTTAAATACAAAAATTTTGATTTAAATTTCTTATTCCGTTTTAGTGGAGGTAATAAAATTTATAACCAAACAAGACAAGAAATGTTAAGTTATCAATTTAAAAACAACTCAACTGAAATTTTAGGAAGATGGCAATCTGTAGATAATCCTGGAGATGGAAAAACTCCTATCCTTATTGCTAACCAACAAGCTAGAGCAAACGAAGCGACTTTAACTTCTAGATTTTTAGAGAAAGGTGATTTCATTTTGCTTGATAACTTACAAATTGGATATTCTTTCGATAAAAATTTATTAGAAAGAATTAATTTACAAAAAGCAAGAGTATTCGTTACAGGACAAAACTTGTGGATGATTACGGACTATAAAGGCATTGATCCAGAAATGATTTCAGCAGGTGGAATTGATTATTATGGAGTTCCAAGAAACAGAATTATCACATTAGGAGTTAATGTAGGATTTTAATAATTAAGTATATGAGAACATTAAAAAAATATATAATTGGTACAGCTTTACTTTCTTTGTCACTTACAGGGTGTTCAGATGATCAAGTATTAGATTTAAACCCAATTTCAAGTATTCCAGAATCTGTAGCTTTTACTACACCAGAGTATGTATTAGCATCAGTTAATGGAATGTACCAAGCGGCCCAAATTGGTTATTACAATGGGGCAGGTGCTCGTGGTTACATATGGGGTGCAGCTTACATTCAGCAAAATGATTTTCGCGGTGAAGATGTTGTAAATACACAAGGCTTTTATGCTATTACGTATGAAAATAACCAAGATCCTAATGCTGCAGCAAACACTATTTATTATTGGGTTGACGGCTATCGTTTAATCAACCGTTGTA
This genomic window from Flavobacterium agricola contains:
- a CDS encoding SusC/RagA family TonB-linked outer membrane protein, which encodes MNLLLTSALLLVVQIGFAQQKQITGVVNEADGFPLPGASVVIKGTTYGTSTDMEGGFQISASVGEVLTISFLGYTPKEVTVGAANSYRVTLEPAQNQLDELVVVGYGVQKKQDVTGAISQIKGDAIENLVTPSFEQQLAGRASGVQVTTNGGVLGEAPRIRIRGINSINTSNSPLIVLDGVPMLGAGYEANISTNPLSDINPNDIESFEILKDGSATAIYGSRAANGVILITTKKGKKNSFNVDFSVITGLGSPMKYYDVLNGDQFTMINQEKTLNAGAAADAWAVYSGVNTDWQKQVFRNAASQADYKLGVSGGTDKGRYYLSLGYSEQEGAAITNKLNKYNIRASVEQDLNKWLTVGAALSYNRNDLSAMNKSQTGLGGIVVNSVSQLPNVPVYDKNNPSGYNTFINSNGVPQNYIGYAPNNAPQVNNAYNLVYALDINKYNSQVNRTIVNTFANVKLFKGLTYRFQFGYDKNINTEFLFWSPKHGDGYGYNGLASQYSLQAELYNVQNILNYNVTLAEKHNIGATAVYEVQKNTFNYFNASGRDMTSDYFDKNIISNAFATQLISGGMQEDGIKSYVGRVTYNYNSKYFLQGSIRRDGISKLSKDTRWENLIGYSAGWQVANEEFWDNMRDVVNEFKIRGSYAETGNTGFGAYAYQGLYSLQNYGNFNGIGYSQFGNDRLRWETSKKYDLGVDLGFLSNRVRFTVDYFQNTSNNMIMDKILPSSLGIPFNLMTINAGKMVNKGVEFDLTANVINTPNFNWDINANLTLQKNRVDNLPDGQEIVYANNIVREGESLNALYGLEYYGVNNTNGYPVYVKGNGTLVQKNVRTGAVTVYDPANPTVTGAPSTLSQSTDRKVLGHATPTYYGGITNTFKYKNFDLNFLFRFSGGNKIYNQTRQEMLSYQFKNNSTEILGRWQSVDNPGDGKTPILIANQQARANEATLTSRFLEKGDFILLDNLQIGYSFDKNLLERINLQKARVFVTGQNLWMITDYKGIDPEMISAGGIDYYGVPRNRIITLGVNVGF